In a genomic window of Epinephelus lanceolatus isolate andai-2023 chromosome 3, ASM4190304v1, whole genome shotgun sequence:
- the LOC117255786 gene encoding perforin-1-like isoform X2, producing MARLWHLMLLCWAWTPLCLLSSVSFRGTPQECEKAPFVPGYNLGGEGFDIVTMERKGAYVIDTETWKLGNGTCRLFSNSYMNRESQKVPVAVVDWRTLPKCSLKVSGVLYDSVEALVNDSTSAVSNDWKVGLEIPVDPSVTLGVGFGGSHSKESIFGMQKSKQDRYTFAGHSVYCNYYRYRLATKPPLSHDFESAVNSLPSYSPKTLSLYRDLIDTYGTHYITQVSLGGQIKAITSIRTCEATMNGLSATEVNDCLSVEASASFASTASIKAEYKHCQEKKEKLKLTQNFRTMFNERNTEVIGGHIDGADILFADQTNPSVYNSWLGSLKITPDVVQYNLKPLHTILPSAHPARAGLKQEVEKYIKKNAVLKKCSETCKIGQRSNKRDPCACVCNSDQNIKSNCCPAGKGLATLKVFRLYAQGLYGDRWTQTDGSVEVTYGDQVKRTAIISNNDNPTWPEKFEFGPIVINMRDKLTFRVYDEDTYWDSDLLGECSFDLHRGKVSDSCMFDYGTFFFSYIVECAPSLGGHQCQEYMPSPMSPSLAKVFHTRNGVLLGDLGKRYAQSLSQSG from the exons ATGGCCAGGCTGTGGCATCTCATGCTCCTGTGCTGGGCATGGactcctctgtgtctgctgtccAGTGTAAGCTTCAGAGGTACACCGCAGGAGTGTGAAAAGGCTCCCTTTGTCCCTGGTTACAATCTGGGTGGAGAGGGCTTCGACATCGTCACAATGGAACGGAAAGGTGCCTATGTCATCGACACTGAAACATGGAAGCTTGGCAATGGCACATGCAGGCTATTCAGCAACAGCTACATGAACCGAGAGAGCCAGAAAGTTCCAGTTGCTGTGGTGGACTGGAGAACCCTCCCTAAGTGCAGTTTGAAGGTCTCCGGTGTACTCTATGATTCTGTCGAAGCTCTTGTCAATGATTCCACCTCAGCTGTGTCCAATGATTGGAAAGTTGGCCTTGAAATCCCTGTAGACCCATCTGTCACTCTTGGTGTTGGCTTTGGAGGTTCCCACTCCAAAGAATCGATCTTTGGCATGCAAAAGTCCAAACAAGACCGCTACACCTTCGCTGGCCATTCTGTCTACTGTAACTACTACCG CTACAGACTGGCAACAAAACCTCCACTGAGTCATGATTTTGAATCAGCTGTGAACTCCCTTCCTTCCTATTCACCCAAAACATTGTCATTATATCGCGACCTGATTGACACTTATGGTACACATTACATCACACAAGTGTCGCTAGGAGGGCAAATAAAAGCAATCACTTCCATCAGGACCTGCGAGGCAACCATGAATGGACTGTCAGCAACAGAAGTCAATGACTGTCTGTCAGTGGAGGCCTCTGCTAGCTTTGCAAGCACTGCCAGCATTAAGGCCGAATACAAGCACTGTcaggaaaagaaggagaagtTAAAGCTTACCCAAAATTTCCGCACCATGTTTAATGAGCGTAACACAGAGGTCATAGGTGGACACATTGACGGTGCTGATATCCTCTTTGCAGACCAAACAAACCCATCAGTCTATAACAGCTGGCTCGGCTCACTGAAAATCACACCTGATGTGGTCCAATACAACCTAAAGCCACTGCACACCATACTCCCAAGTGCTCATCCTGCCAGGGCCGGACTGAAGCAAGAGGTGGAGAAGTACATCAAGAAAAATGCAGTGTTGAAAAAATGCTCAGAAACCTGTAAGATTGGGCAAAGATCCAATAAAAGGGATCCTTGTGCTTGTGTTTGCAACAGTGATCAGAATATCAAGTCAAACTGCTGTCCTGCTGGGAAAGGTCTTGCTACATTAAAGGTTTTCAGGCTCTATGCACAAGGGTTGTATGGTGATAGGTGGACTCAGACAGATGGTTCAGTTGAGGTGACATACGGAGATCAGGTAAAGCGCACTGCCATAATAAGTAACAACGACAATCCCACATGGCCGGAGAAATTTGAATTTGGACCCATCGTCATTAATATGAGAGACAAACTTACGTTCCGTGTTTATGATGAGGATACCTACTGGGATAGTGATCTACTTGGTGAGTGTTCATTTGATCTGCATAGAGGGAAAGTGAGTGACAGCTGCATGTTTGACTATGgtaccttcttcttctcctacATAGTAGAATGCGCACCAAGTCTCGGTGGTCACCAATGTCAAGAATACATGCCCTCCCCCATGAGTCCCTCTTTGGCCAAGGTCTTCCACACCAGAAATGGGGTCCTTCTTGGAGACCTGGGGAAGAGGTATGCTCAGTCACTCAGTCAGTCAGGTTAA
- the LOC117255786 gene encoding perforin-1-like isoform X1 translates to MSTATMARLWHLMLLCWAWTPLCLLSSVSFRGTPQECEKAPFVPGYNLGGEGFDIVTMERKGAYVIDTETWKLGNGTCRLFSNSYMNRESQKVPVAVVDWRTLPKCSLKVSGVLYDSVEALVNDSTSAVSNDWKVGLEIPVDPSVTLGVGFGGSHSKESIFGMQKSKQDRYTFAGHSVYCNYYRYRLATKPPLSHDFESAVNSLPSYSPKTLSLYRDLIDTYGTHYITQVSLGGQIKAITSIRTCEATMNGLSATEVNDCLSVEASASFASTASIKAEYKHCQEKKEKLKLTQNFRTMFNERNTEVIGGHIDGADILFADQTNPSVYNSWLGSLKITPDVVQYNLKPLHTILPSAHPARAGLKQEVEKYIKKNAVLKKCSETCKIGQRSNKRDPCACVCNSDQNIKSNCCPAGKGLATLKVFRLYAQGLYGDRWTQTDGSVEVTYGDQVKRTAIISNNDNPTWPEKFEFGPIVINMRDKLTFRVYDEDTYWDSDLLGECSFDLHRGKVSDSCMFDYGTFFFSYIVECAPSLGGHQCQEYMPSPMSPSLAKVFHTRNGVLLGDLGKRYAQSLSQSG, encoded by the exons ATGTCAACAGCCACG ATGGCCAGGCTGTGGCATCTCATGCTCCTGTGCTGGGCATGGactcctctgtgtctgctgtccAGTGTAAGCTTCAGAGGTACACCGCAGGAGTGTGAAAAGGCTCCCTTTGTCCCTGGTTACAATCTGGGTGGAGAGGGCTTCGACATCGTCACAATGGAACGGAAAGGTGCCTATGTCATCGACACTGAAACATGGAAGCTTGGCAATGGCACATGCAGGCTATTCAGCAACAGCTACATGAACCGAGAGAGCCAGAAAGTTCCAGTTGCTGTGGTGGACTGGAGAACCCTCCCTAAGTGCAGTTTGAAGGTCTCCGGTGTACTCTATGATTCTGTCGAAGCTCTTGTCAATGATTCCACCTCAGCTGTGTCCAATGATTGGAAAGTTGGCCTTGAAATCCCTGTAGACCCATCTGTCACTCTTGGTGTTGGCTTTGGAGGTTCCCACTCCAAAGAATCGATCTTTGGCATGCAAAAGTCCAAACAAGACCGCTACACCTTCGCTGGCCATTCTGTCTACTGTAACTACTACCG CTACAGACTGGCAACAAAACCTCCACTGAGTCATGATTTTGAATCAGCTGTGAACTCCCTTCCTTCCTATTCACCCAAAACATTGTCATTATATCGCGACCTGATTGACACTTATGGTACACATTACATCACACAAGTGTCGCTAGGAGGGCAAATAAAAGCAATCACTTCCATCAGGACCTGCGAGGCAACCATGAATGGACTGTCAGCAACAGAAGTCAATGACTGTCTGTCAGTGGAGGCCTCTGCTAGCTTTGCAAGCACTGCCAGCATTAAGGCCGAATACAAGCACTGTcaggaaaagaaggagaagtTAAAGCTTACCCAAAATTTCCGCACCATGTTTAATGAGCGTAACACAGAGGTCATAGGTGGACACATTGACGGTGCTGATATCCTCTTTGCAGACCAAACAAACCCATCAGTCTATAACAGCTGGCTCGGCTCACTGAAAATCACACCTGATGTGGTCCAATACAACCTAAAGCCACTGCACACCATACTCCCAAGTGCTCATCCTGCCAGGGCCGGACTGAAGCAAGAGGTGGAGAAGTACATCAAGAAAAATGCAGTGTTGAAAAAATGCTCAGAAACCTGTAAGATTGGGCAAAGATCCAATAAAAGGGATCCTTGTGCTTGTGTTTGCAACAGTGATCAGAATATCAAGTCAAACTGCTGTCCTGCTGGGAAAGGTCTTGCTACATTAAAGGTTTTCAGGCTCTATGCACAAGGGTTGTATGGTGATAGGTGGACTCAGACAGATGGTTCAGTTGAGGTGACATACGGAGATCAGGTAAAGCGCACTGCCATAATAAGTAACAACGACAATCCCACATGGCCGGAGAAATTTGAATTTGGACCCATCGTCATTAATATGAGAGACAAACTTACGTTCCGTGTTTATGATGAGGATACCTACTGGGATAGTGATCTACTTGGTGAGTGTTCATTTGATCTGCATAGAGGGAAAGTGAGTGACAGCTGCATGTTTGACTATGgtaccttcttcttctcctacATAGTAGAATGCGCACCAAGTCTCGGTGGTCACCAATGTCAAGAATACATGCCCTCCCCCATGAGTCCCTCTTTGGCCAAGGTCTTCCACACCAGAAATGGGGTCCTTCTTGGAGACCTGGGGAAGAGGTATGCTCAGTCACTCAGTCAGTCAGGTTAA